One Candidatus Binataceae bacterium DNA window includes the following coding sequences:
- the thiE gene encoding thiamine phosphate synthase: protein MIDPAGGHEPVTLARLLLDAGASVLQLRLKEAGARDFLSAARAIVALAHEREACLIVNDRVDIAILAGADGVHLGQQDLPLEAARRLVGADRIIGISTHTVEQARVAEVGGADYIGFGAIYSGGLKNVQNAQGLERLREVRDAVQMPIVAIGGITEATIPAVLAAGADAAAIITDVVHAPNIAVKVKSILTILRAV from the coding sequence ATGATTGATCCGGCCGGCGGCCACGAGCCCGTCACCCTCGCCCGTCTCCTGCTTGACGCCGGCGCTAGCGTCTTGCAGTTACGCCTGAAGGAGGCCGGCGCACGCGATTTCTTGAGCGCGGCGCGCGCGATCGTTGCGCTCGCCCATGAGCGCGAGGCCTGCCTGATCGTCAACGATCGGGTGGATATTGCGATTCTGGCCGGTGCGGACGGGGTTCATCTGGGCCAGCAGGATTTGCCGCTTGAGGCCGCCCGCCGGCTCGTCGGCGCGGATCGAATTATCGGCATCTCGACTCACACGGTCGAGCAGGCGCGCGTAGCCGAGGTCGGCGGCGCTGACTATATCGGGTTTGGCGCGATCTATTCGGGCGGCTTGAAAAATGTCCAAAACGCGCAGGGACTCGAGCGTCTGCGCGAGGTCCGTGACGCCGTGCAGATGCCGATCGTTGCGATAGGCGGCATCACCGAAGCGACGATCCCCGCCGTACTCGCGGCCGGGGCGGACGCCGCGGCGATCATCACAGATGTCGTGCACGCGCCGAACATCGCCGTGAAGGTTAAGTCGATTCTGACAATCCTCCGAGCAGTCTAG